A single region of the Streptomyces sp. ITFR-16 genome encodes:
- a CDS encoding SWF or SNF family helicase has protein sequence MSDGYGADAYGDAYAEGFEDQEAEPGPAAQERTFAALPPAPGRGFAESWWGRAWLKALEDTALDGRQLKEGRRVAREGRVGAVSVRPGRITAVVRDRDRSTYRSDVLLQQLSDEDWERFLDMAVERSGHIAALLDREMPPHLVEDAAAAGMDLLPAIGDLDPECTCEAWDHCPHTAALCYQMARLLDRDPFVLLLMRGRGERRLLDELQVRIAARAGGPEPSGPDDGVADTVPAPVVRGVPAADVYATADALPALPPPPELPEEPGLSPSLDTETDPEPGVGPSALETLAMDSAARAHRMLADALAPGHERQPVPAALTPEQDAVRLVADARPEPWTVTRLATGSGRRRAGMPAAVAAWRTGGVAALDVLDEAWTPDASALARARTRLAEAWEEDEAPRLRADRNRWTAADGTLQLRYGRDGRWYPYRKEGTGWIPAGPADDDPAAAWAEAGAAEA, from the coding sequence ATGAGTGACGGATACGGGGCGGACGCCTACGGCGACGCGTACGCGGAGGGGTTCGAGGACCAGGAGGCGGAGCCCGGACCGGCCGCGCAGGAGCGCACCTTCGCCGCACTGCCGCCGGCGCCGGGCCGCGGCTTCGCGGAGTCCTGGTGGGGGCGGGCCTGGCTGAAGGCGCTGGAGGACACCGCGCTGGACGGCCGGCAGCTCAAGGAGGGGCGCCGGGTCGCCCGCGAGGGCCGGGTCGGCGCGGTGTCGGTGCGGCCGGGCCGGATCACGGCGGTGGTCCGCGACCGGGACCGGAGCACGTACCGCAGCGATGTGCTCCTCCAGCAGCTGAGCGACGAGGACTGGGAGCGGTTCCTCGACATGGCGGTCGAGCGGTCCGGGCACATCGCGGCGCTGCTCGACCGGGAGATGCCCCCGCATCTGGTCGAGGACGCGGCGGCGGCCGGCATGGACCTGCTTCCCGCGATCGGCGACCTCGATCCCGAGTGCACGTGCGAGGCGTGGGACCACTGCCCGCACACCGCCGCCCTCTGCTACCAGATGGCGCGGCTGCTCGACCGGGACCCGTTCGTCCTGCTGCTGATGCGCGGGCGCGGCGAGCGGCGGCTGCTGGACGAACTCCAGGTGCGGATCGCGGCCAGGGCCGGGGGCCCCGAGCCGTCCGGACCCGACGACGGGGTGGCCGATACCGTCCCCGCGCCCGTGGTGCGCGGGGTCCCGGCGGCGGACGTGTACGCGACGGCCGACGCCCTGCCCGCGCTGCCGCCGCCTCCGGAGCTGCCCGAGGAGCCGGGTCTCTCCCCTTCACTGGACACCGAGACGGACCCGGAGCCGGGGGTGGGCCCGTCGGCCCTGGAGACGCTGGCCATGGACAGCGCGGCACGGGCCCACCGGATGCTGGCCGACGCGCTGGCGCCGGGCCATGAGCGGCAGCCGGTACCGGCCGCCCTGACACCGGAGCAGGACGCGGTACGCCTGGTCGCCGACGCGCGCCCGGAGCCGTGGACCGTGACCCGGCTGGCCACCGGCTCGGGGCGCCGCCGGGCCGGCATGCCCGCAGCCGTCGCCGCCTGGCGGACCGGCGGCGTGGCCGCGCTCGACGTGCTCGACGAGGCGTGGACACCGGACGCGTCGGCCCTCGCCCGGGCCCGCACCCGGCTCGCCGAGGCCTGGGAGGAGGACGAGGCGCCCCGGCTGCGGGCCGACCGCAACCGCTGGACTGCGGCGGACGGCACCCTCCAGCTCCGCTACGGGCGCGACGGGCGCTGGTATCCGTACCGCAAGGAGGGCACGGGCTGGATCCCGGCGGGTCCCGCCGACGACGATCCGGCAGCGGCCTGGGCGGAGGCGGGCGCGGCCGAGGCGTGA
- a CDS encoding peptidoglycan recognition family protein, whose protein sequence is MDRRRILRGAAVAAAGALLPASVRATAATTGDTDYPSAHWVPASTSNYTVSTRPSAYPVQYVIIHVTQETYSDAVAIFQNPAKQVSAHYVVRSADGYIDQCVREKDVAWHAGNWDYNTRSIGIEHEGYVDQPSYFTDAMYTKSALLTASVCDRYGIPKDRAHILGHVQVPGTDHTDPGPNWDWVRYIRMVNLLGSG, encoded by the coding sequence ATGGACCGCAGAAGGATCCTCCGGGGCGCCGCGGTGGCGGCCGCCGGCGCGCTGCTCCCGGCCTCCGTCCGGGCCACCGCGGCGACGACGGGTGACACGGACTACCCGTCGGCGCACTGGGTGCCCGCCTCGACGTCCAACTACACGGTCTCGACGCGTCCTTCGGCGTATCCGGTCCAGTACGTGATCATCCATGTCACCCAGGAGACGTACTCGGACGCGGTGGCGATCTTCCAGAACCCGGCCAAGCAGGTCTCCGCGCACTACGTGGTGCGCTCGGCCGACGGCTACATCGATCAGTGCGTGCGGGAGAAGGACGTCGCCTGGCACGCGGGCAACTGGGACTACAACACCCGCAGCATCGGCATCGAGCACGAGGGCTATGTGGACCAGCCCTCGTACTTCACCGACGCCATGTACACCAAGTCGGCGCTGCTGACGGCCTCGGTCTGCGACCGCTACGGAATCCCGAAGGACCGGGCGCACATTCTCGGCCATGTCCAGGTCCCGGGCACGGACCACACCGACCCGGGACCGAACTGGGACTGGGTCCGCTACATCCGTATGGTCAACCTGCTGGGCTCGGGCTGA
- a CDS encoding GNAT family N-acetyltransferase, protein MPTSHPAPPVQPPHLLDNPAWAALTGPHARFAERVGRAARYPADVSPFTALEDPADPRAWADLAALVGPGTLTPVTGVHTVPEAWETEQDGVGVQLTGEALRAEPAPDAVRLGLADVPEILELIALTRPGPFLPRTVELGTYLGIRDRGRLIALAGERLRPPGWTEISAVCTHPEHRGRGLATRLVRAVAAGIRERGDTPFLHAAAGNTDAIRLYESIGFTLRRRNRFVLVRSPQAPGEETQPEPSRLTIRM, encoded by the coding sequence ATGCCCACCAGCCACCCCGCCCCGCCCGTGCAGCCGCCCCACCTGCTCGACAACCCCGCCTGGGCCGCGCTGACCGGCCCGCACGCCCGCTTCGCCGAGCGCGTCGGCCGGGCCGCCCGTTACCCCGCCGACGTCTCCCCGTTCACCGCCTTGGAGGACCCCGCCGACCCCCGCGCCTGGGCGGATCTGGCCGCGCTGGTCGGGCCCGGAACCCTCACACCCGTCACCGGAGTCCACACCGTGCCCGAGGCGTGGGAGACCGAACAGGACGGCGTGGGCGTCCAGTTGACCGGCGAGGCGCTACGGGCCGAACCGGCGCCGGACGCCGTGCGGCTCGGCCTCGCCGACGTACCCGAGATCCTCGAACTGATCGCCCTCACCCGGCCGGGCCCCTTCCTGCCCCGCACCGTCGAACTGGGTACCTACCTGGGCATCCGTGACCGGGGACGGCTGATCGCCCTGGCGGGAGAGCGGCTGCGCCCGCCGGGCTGGACGGAGATCAGCGCCGTCTGCACCCACCCGGAGCACCGGGGCAGAGGGCTGGCCACCCGGCTGGTCCGCGCGGTCGCGGCCGGCATCAGGGAACGGGGGGACACCCCCTTCCTGCACGCGGCGGCGGGCAACACCGACGCGATCCGGCTCTACGAGTCGATCGGCTTCACGCTGCGCCGCCGCAACCGCTTCGTCCTCGTCCGCAGCCCGCAGGCCCCCGGCGAGGAGACTCAGCCCGAGCCCAGCAGGTTGACCATACGGATGTAG
- a CDS encoding ABC transporter substrate-binding protein — protein sequence MRTLTLRSRLLRGVTATAAVASLAASLAACGGDSDAATTTSGAKAGTVTVGALSNGAAKEISLKVPEVKSISAGLPAKIRKRGTLVVGVGALPAGFAPLAYVGDDQKTLTGAEPDLARLVAAVLGLEPEIKNSTWENMFVGVDSGKVDVAVANVTDTEERKKKYEFASYRQDNLAFEVTRKSTWNFDDDYRNLAGKTVAVSAGTNQEKILLEWKARLAKEGKKLDVKYYRDSNATALALTSGKIDASFGPNPGIAYHITQTANTPNATRNAGKFSGAGATLQGLIAATAKKGSGLAEPIAAAINHLIKNGQYAKWLAAWNLSNEAVDSSRVNPPGLPLDNS from the coding sequence ATGCGCACCCTCACCCTCCGCAGCAGACTCCTCCGGGGCGTCACCGCCACCGCCGCCGTCGCCTCCCTGGCCGCCTCCCTCGCCGCGTGCGGCGGCGACAGCGACGCCGCCACCACGACCTCCGGAGCCAAGGCCGGAACCGTCACGGTCGGTGCCCTGTCCAACGGCGCCGCGAAGGAGATCAGCCTCAAGGTGCCCGAGGTGAAGTCGATCAGCGCCGGGCTGCCCGCGAAGATCAGGAAGAGGGGCACGCTGGTGGTCGGTGTGGGCGCGCTGCCCGCGGGGTTCGCGCCGCTGGCCTACGTCGGCGACGACCAGAAGACCCTCACCGGCGCCGAACCCGACCTCGCCCGGCTCGTCGCCGCGGTCCTCGGGCTCGAACCGGAGATCAAGAACTCGACCTGGGAGAACATGTTCGTCGGAGTCGACAGCGGCAAGGTCGACGTGGCCGTGGCCAACGTCACCGACACCGAGGAGCGCAAGAAGAAGTACGAGTTCGCCTCCTACCGCCAGGACAACCTCGCCTTCGAGGTCACCAGGAAGAGCACCTGGAACTTCGACGACGACTACCGGAACCTGGCCGGCAAGACCGTGGCCGTCAGCGCCGGCACCAACCAGGAGAAGATCCTGCTGGAGTGGAAGGCGAGGCTGGCCAAGGAGGGCAAGAAGCTCGACGTCAAGTACTACCGCGACAGCAACGCCACCGCCCTGGCGCTCACCAGCGGGAAGATCGACGCGTCCTTCGGCCCCAACCCGGGCATCGCCTACCACATCACCCAGACCGCGAACACGCCGAACGCGACGCGCAACGCGGGCAAGTTCTCCGGCGCCGGCGCGACGCTCCAGGGACTGATCGCAGCCACCGCGAAGAAGGGCAGCGGACTCGCCGAGCCCATCGCCGCCGCGATCAACCACCTGATCAAGAACGGCCAGTACGCCAAGTGGCTCGCGGCCTGGAACCTCTCCAACGAGGCCGTCGACAGCTCCCGGGTCAACCCGCCAGGACTGCCGCTCGACAACTCCTGA
- a CDS encoding amino acid ABC transporter ATP-binding protein — MTGTTQEPRPAAVQVHDVYKWYGSHRVLDGVELTVRPGEVTVVLGPSGSGKSTLLRVINHLEKPEIGHVSLNGEPIGVRRQGERLKELSERAILAQRSRIGFVFQNFNLFPHLTVLDNVAAAPVATGRLSRRAAQDLARDLLGRVGLADRAAAYPRQLSGGQQQRVAIARALALRPGVILFDEPTSALDPELVGEVLAVIKDLASSGTTLVIVTHEIGFAREIADRVVFMDNGRIVEQGPPAQVLDRPEHERTRDFLSKVL; from the coding sequence ATGACCGGCACGACGCAGGAGCCGCGCCCGGCCGCGGTCCAGGTGCACGACGTGTACAAGTGGTACGGCAGCCACCGCGTGCTGGACGGTGTGGAGCTGACCGTGCGGCCCGGAGAGGTCACGGTCGTCCTCGGCCCGTCGGGCTCCGGCAAGTCCACCCTCCTCAGGGTGATCAACCACCTGGAGAAGCCGGAGATCGGCCATGTCAGCCTGAACGGCGAGCCGATCGGGGTCCGCCGGCAGGGCGAGCGGCTCAAGGAGCTCAGCGAGCGGGCCATCCTGGCCCAGCGCAGCCGGATCGGCTTCGTCTTCCAGAACTTCAATCTCTTCCCCCACCTGACCGTGCTGGACAACGTCGCGGCCGCCCCGGTGGCGACCGGCCGGCTCAGCAGGCGGGCGGCCCAGGACCTGGCCCGCGACCTGCTCGGCCGGGTCGGTCTCGCCGACCGGGCCGCGGCCTACCCGCGCCAGCTGTCCGGCGGTCAGCAGCAGCGGGTGGCCATCGCCCGCGCCCTCGCGCTGCGGCCCGGCGTCATCCTCTTCGACGAGCCGACCTCGGCGCTCGACCCGGAACTCGTCGGCGAGGTGCTCGCGGTCATCAAGGACCTGGCGAGCAGCGGCACCACCCTCGTCATCGTCACCCACGAGATCGGCTTCGCCCGGGAGATCGCCGACCGGGTGGTCTTCATGGACAACGGCCGCATCGTCGAACAGGGCCCGCCCGCACAGGTGCTGGACCGGCCCGAACACGAACGGACCAGGGACTTCCTCAGCAAGGTCCTGTGA
- a CDS encoding amino acid ABC transporter permease, producing the protein MSESSGVAVSPGSAPPAEANPRPGPATAPQPLAAQRVLPLRRPGRWIITAVVLVLIAQIAHGLVTNPFYQWDRFQYWFLRPTILDGLFITLQVAVYSAVLGLLGGVLLALARLSPNPVLRGVSWLYTWLFRSVPLIVVLLFLYNFSALYRTLSLGVPFGPAFFTFDESRLATDMAVAVVGLSLNEAAYASEVVRGGILSVDQGQHEAAAALGLPKRYQFARIVFPQALRSITPNYVNQLIGLIKGTSLVFYVSLLDLFGSVQSMGATYPGDIVPLLLVATVWYLILTSAVSVVQFYVERHYSRGALRSLPPTPLQKVRTGLGELRARIQRETAI; encoded by the coding sequence ATGAGCGAATCCTCCGGCGTCGCTGTGTCCCCCGGATCAGCGCCGCCCGCCGAGGCGAACCCACGCCCCGGCCCGGCCACCGCGCCCCAACCCCTCGCCGCGCAACGGGTCCTGCCGCTGCGCCGTCCCGGACGCTGGATCATCACCGCAGTCGTCCTCGTGCTGATCGCCCAGATCGCGCACGGCCTGGTGACCAATCCCTTCTACCAATGGGACCGATTCCAGTACTGGTTCCTGCGGCCGACGATCCTCGACGGGCTGTTCATCACCCTCCAGGTCGCCGTCTACAGCGCCGTGCTGGGCCTGCTCGGCGGTGTCCTGCTGGCCCTGGCGCGGCTCTCGCCGAACCCCGTGCTGCGCGGCGTGAGCTGGCTCTACACCTGGCTGTTCCGCTCGGTGCCGCTGATCGTGGTCCTGCTCTTCCTCTACAACTTCAGCGCGCTCTACCGGACGTTGAGCCTCGGGGTGCCGTTCGGCCCGGCGTTCTTCACCTTCGACGAGTCGCGCCTGGCCACCGACATGGCCGTCGCGGTCGTCGGCCTGAGCCTCAACGAGGCGGCCTACGCCTCCGAAGTGGTGCGCGGCGGCATCCTCTCCGTGGACCAGGGCCAGCACGAGGCGGCGGCCGCGCTCGGCCTCCCGAAGCGGTACCAGTTCGCGAGGATCGTGTTTCCGCAGGCACTGCGCTCCATCACCCCGAACTACGTCAACCAGCTGATCGGGCTGATCAAGGGCACCTCGCTGGTCTTCTACGTCTCGCTGCTCGACCTCTTCGGGTCGGTGCAGAGCATGGGCGCCACCTACCCGGGCGACATCGTGCCGCTGCTCCTGGTCGCCACCGTCTGGTACCTGATCCTCACCAGCGCCGTGTCCGTCGTCCAGTTCTACGTCGAGCGGCACTACTCGCGGGGCGCCCTGCGCAGCCTGCCGCCGACCCCGCTGCAGAAGGTGCGCACCGGCCTCGGTGAGCTGCGGGCCCGGATCCAGAGGGAGACCGCGATATGA